One window from the genome of Deinococcus aerolatus encodes:
- a CDS encoding glycine betaine ABC transporter substrate-binding protein, producing the protein MKVTTLTRSTLAVLAASLLAAASAKPIVVGSKLDPEAQILGQMILLTLKNAGLDTTDRTNLGDTGVNRKAILAGEIDVYPEYTGNAVYLFPASKITPKQAGNPGTIYGLARQLDSKNGITWLKPANVNNTWVISVPQKLATAEKLKSVADLAKYVNKGGKFKIAGSPEYFNRPDTFPAFEAAYGFKLKPDQKLVLAGATPPQAQQAASNGTNGVNAAMAYGTDGTLAALNMVALTDPKGAQFVYQPAPIIRTSTLKDNPQVEAALNKVFATLTAGTLQGLNAKVALEGRTPQAVAQEYLKSKNLIK; encoded by the coding sequence ATGAAAGTAACCACCCTGACCCGTTCCACCCTGGCCGTGCTGGCCGCTTCGCTGCTGGCTGCCGCCTCGGCCAAGCCCATCGTGGTGGGTAGCAAACTCGACCCCGAGGCACAGATACTGGGCCAGATGATCCTGCTGACCCTCAAGAACGCGGGCCTGGACACCACCGACCGGACCAACCTGGGCGACACTGGCGTGAACCGCAAGGCGATTCTGGCCGGCGAAATCGACGTGTACCCCGAATACACCGGCAACGCGGTCTACCTGTTCCCGGCGTCCAAGATCACGCCCAAGCAGGCAGGCAATCCCGGGACCATCTACGGGCTGGCGCGGCAGCTGGACAGCAAGAATGGCATCACTTGGCTCAAGCCGGCCAACGTGAACAATACCTGGGTGATCTCGGTGCCGCAGAAACTGGCGACGGCCGAGAAACTCAAGAGCGTGGCGGATCTGGCGAAGTACGTCAACAAGGGCGGCAAGTTCAAGATCGCGGGCAGCCCCGAGTACTTCAACCGTCCCGATACCTTCCCGGCCTTCGAGGCGGCCTACGGCTTCAAGCTCAAGCCCGATCAGAAGCTGGTGCTGGCCGGCGCGACGCCCCCACAGGCGCAGCAGGCCGCCAGCAACGGCACCAACGGCGTGAACGCGGCGATGGCCTACGGCACTGACGGCACCCTGGCCGCCCTGAACATGGTGGCACTGACCGATCCCAAGGGCGCGCAGTTCGTGTACCAGCCCGCGCCGATCATCCGCACCAGCACGCTGAAGGACAACCCGCAGGTGGAAGCCGCGCTGAACAAAGTGTTCGCCACCCTGACCGCCGGCACCCTGCAGGGCCTGAATGCCAAGGTGGCGCTGGAAGGCCGCACCCCGCAGGCCGTGGCGCAGGAATACCTGAAGTCCAAGAACCTGATCAAGTAA
- a CDS encoding ABC transporter permease, giving the protein MTTSTRVPVPSEVRPRRWSAAPDVQLIFGLGGVLMLAACFLPWALLRPNRLAAGVYLGLPAVWMVAGALLALAVPLSARFLPRLTPVLCGAALALGFYLLGARMTAAMIEQPEFARASASSGVWVWLLGAGIAVYGAGQLALQQRFWNGLSWLWLPVLAVLALTGQLNDWSVLRELDAQQARFLQEVGQHLKLVLTGLGLAVLIGAPLAVWASRRPRAADAVLGFANGVQTIPSLALLGLLIAPLGALASALPFLRQVGVSGIGTAPALTALTLYALLPVLRNGLVALRGVSPGALDAARGMGMTDNQRFWRVQLPLALPVWLAGIRQAAVLLVGVASIAQLIGAGGLGYFIFSGLQTAASDLILLGAIPAALLAIGVDALLRGLEVLLARQWGRG; this is encoded by the coding sequence ATGACCACCTCCACCCGTGTCCCCGTGCCGTCGGAGGTCAGGCCGCGCCGATGGTCGGCCGCGCCGGACGTGCAGCTGATTTTCGGGCTGGGCGGCGTGCTGATGCTAGCCGCGTGTTTTCTGCCGTGGGCGCTGCTGCGGCCCAACCGGCTGGCAGCAGGCGTGTACCTGGGCCTGCCTGCCGTGTGGATGGTGGCAGGGGCGCTGCTCGCGCTGGCCGTTCCGCTGTCGGCCCGGTTTCTGCCCCGCCTCACGCCTGTGCTGTGCGGCGCGGCCCTGGCCCTGGGCTTTTACCTGCTGGGCGCCCGGATGACCGCCGCCATGATCGAACAGCCCGAATTCGCGCGGGCCAGCGCCAGCAGTGGGGTGTGGGTGTGGCTGCTGGGCGCCGGGATTGCCGTGTATGGAGCTGGCCAGCTGGCCCTGCAGCAGCGCTTCTGGAACGGGCTGTCGTGGCTGTGGCTGCCGGTGCTGGCCGTCCTGGCGCTGACCGGGCAGCTGAACGACTGGTCTGTGCTGCGTGAGCTGGACGCTCAGCAGGCCCGCTTCCTGCAGGAGGTGGGACAGCACCTGAAGCTGGTGCTGACCGGCCTGGGGCTGGCGGTGCTGATCGGGGCGCCGCTGGCGGTGTGGGCCTCGCGGCGGCCCCGTGCGGCGGACGCGGTGCTGGGGTTTGCCAATGGCGTCCAGACCATTCCCAGCCTGGCGCTGCTGGGGCTGCTGATTGCGCCGCTGGGGGCACTGGCCAGCGCGCTGCCCTTCCTGCGGCAAGTCGGCGTGAGCGGCATCGGCACGGCCCCGGCGCTGACTGCGCTGACGCTGTACGCGCTGCTGCCGGTGCTGAGAAACGGACTGGTGGCGCTGCGCGGTGTGTCGCCCGGCGCACTGGACGCCGCACGCGGCATGGGCATGACCGACAACCAGCGGTTCTGGCGGGTGCAACTGCCGCTGGCGCTGCCGGTGTGGCTGGCGGGCATCCGGCAGGCGGCGGTGCTGCTGGTGGGGGTGGCCAGCATCGCGCAGCTGATCGGCGCGGGCGGGCTGGGCTATTTCATCTTCAGCGGTCTGCAAACGGCCGCCAGCGATTTAATCCTGCTGGGCGCCATTCCCGCTGCCCTGCTGGCGATTGGCGTGGACGCCCTGCTGCGCGGCCTGGAAGTGCTGCTGGCCCGGCAGTGGGGGAGAGGGTGA
- a CDS encoding ABC transporter ATP-binding protein, with amino-acid sequence MIELQNLEKKYVNETSGETFYAVRNLSLTFPDGKITALLGPSGCGKTTTLRMINRLTEPTGGQILLDGQDIMAQRPEDLRRQIGYVIQQIGLFPHLSVVQNVATVPDLLGRPKAQTRERARELLALVGLEPGQFADKHPHELSGGQAQRVGVARALAADPPVLLMDEPFGALDPLARDKLQEAFLDIQRRLQKTIVLVTHDIDEALRLGDRVALLNAGELAQFGTPNELVRHPESEFVRQFLGEDALLRQLAGLTASQLAQPGDGTGLPQISGSLNVRSALSVMLGQRSDALAVLDADGQVQGVLTWQMLEAAG; translated from the coding sequence ATGATTGAACTCCAGAATCTGGAAAAGAAGTATGTCAACGAGACCTCCGGCGAGACGTTCTACGCTGTCAGGAACCTGAGCCTCACCTTTCCGGACGGCAAGATCACGGCGCTGCTGGGGCCTTCGGGTTGCGGCAAGACCACTACGCTGCGGATGATCAACCGCCTGACCGAGCCGACGGGAGGCCAGATTCTGCTGGACGGGCAGGACATCATGGCCCAGCGCCCGGAGGACCTGCGGCGGCAGATCGGCTACGTGATTCAACAGATCGGGCTGTTTCCTCACCTGAGCGTGGTGCAGAACGTCGCCACCGTGCCGGACCTGCTGGGCCGCCCGAAGGCGCAGACCCGCGAGCGGGCGCGGGAACTGCTGGCGCTGGTGGGCCTGGAACCGGGGCAGTTCGCGGACAAGCACCCGCACGAGCTGTCCGGCGGGCAGGCGCAGCGGGTGGGCGTGGCGCGGGCGCTGGCCGCCGATCCCCCGGTGCTGCTGATGGACGAACCCTTCGGGGCGCTGGATCCGCTGGCCCGTGACAAGTTGCAGGAGGCGTTTTTGGACATTCAGCGCCGCCTGCAAAAAACCATTGTGCTGGTCACCCACGACATCGACGAGGCGCTGCGGCTGGGCGACCGGGTGGCCCTGCTGAACGCCGGGGAGCTGGCGCAGTTCGGCACCCCCAATGAGCTGGTGCGCCACCCCGAGAGCGAGTTCGTGCGGCAGTTCCTGGGCGAGGACGCGCTGCTGCGTCAGCTGGCGGGCCTGACCGCCTCGCAACTGGCCCAGCCGGGAGACGGCACCGGCCTGCCACAGATCAGCGGTTCGCTGAATGTCCGCAGCGCCCTGAGCGTCATGCTGGGCCAGCGGTCCGACGCCCTGGCGGTGCTGGACGCGGACGGGCAGGTGCAGGGTGTGCTGACGTGGCAGATGCTGGAGGCGGCGGGATGA
- a CDS encoding ABC transporter permease — MTVARAAGTRRPVSAFLPALLWPALLLVCLIPGVLSSLFAPLSAGIPPDTGGRPLWQLTLIHLQLVLGAELIVLLIGVPLAVFVTRPGRAALMRLTETITGLGQTVPTIAILALAVPTLGLGLPPTVLGLVLYGLVPVVSNGIAGLLAVDQGVLDAARGVGMTARQRLMRVELPLSLPVLMAGVRTSTVYNVGTATIGAALGAGGLGSLIINGLSQQNTGLVLIGAVLAGLLALSLDALLALVSPDGR; from the coding sequence ATGACCGTCGCCCGCGCCGCCGGGACGCGCCGCCCGGTCTCGGCTTTTCTGCCCGCCCTGCTGTGGCCCGCGCTGCTGCTGGTCTGCCTGATTCCGGGCGTGCTGTCCAGCCTGTTCGCACCGCTGTCGGCGGGGATTCCGCCGGACACCGGGGGGCGGCCCCTGTGGCAGCTCACGCTGATCCACCTGCAACTGGTGCTGGGCGCGGAGCTGATCGTGCTCTTGATCGGCGTGCCGCTGGCGGTGTTTGTGACCCGTCCGGGCCGCGCTGCCCTGATGCGCCTGACCGAGACGATCACCGGATTGGGTCAGACCGTCCCCACCATTGCCATCCTTGCGCTGGCCGTGCCGACGCTGGGGCTGGGCCTGCCGCCCACCGTGCTGGGGCTGGTGCTGTACGGGCTGGTGCCGGTGGTGTCCAACGGCATTGCGGGCCTGCTGGCGGTAGATCAGGGGGTGCTGGACGCCGCACGCGGCGTGGGCATGACCGCCCGTCAGCGCCTGATGCGGGTGGAACTGCCCCTGAGCCTCCCGGTGCTAATGGCCGGCGTCCGCACCAGCACGGTCTACAACGTCGGCACCGCCACCATCGGCGCGGCGCTGGGCGCGGGCGGCCTGGGCAGCCTGATCATCAACGGGCTGTCTCAGCAGAACACCGGGCTGGTGCTGATCGGCGCGGTTCTGGCCGGCTTGCTGGCCCTGAGCCTGGACGCGCTGCTGGCCCTGGTCTCGCCGGACGGACGCTAG
- a CDS encoding DNA double-strand break repair nuclease NurA: protein MRIRLDPWPVDTQDGQLTLKPFAGLVFNAETEVWAAIAPREIPSRLRRVLVVDGKPRMEARLLLDDEAGGLSLAGFGAFVAGAVDLCPHGTRQAELLEVAAQRVLAYSSESAATVRAERLSPRNPHTGRLEYTPHVFSGSGLEGAKSKVQRLMLDAEAELSHRLASALPLDDSDPNALPDTLVLQDGPVRIGGAGRAVLGYVKTLHTDYLGADRIGLLGTLKPGERTPVLRFRVGDQGGEQGSEGREQRFTWYVRLCDPPFYQHPLAGVMRLEMHAPEDSDFVPRGVLDIANLSGRLLCKLASQPHKDARAPQNLIPTAALEQAMGRAMGSAELVTRRIRSHLARELGHVALEGAVA from the coding sequence ATGCGGATTCGTCTCGACCCCTGGCCGGTAGACACCCAGGATGGCCAACTGACCCTCAAGCCCTTTGCCGGGCTGGTCTTCAACGCCGAAACAGAGGTATGGGCCGCCATCGCGCCGCGTGAGATTCCCTCCAGGCTTCGGCGCGTGCTGGTGGTGGACGGCAAACCGCGCATGGAGGCCCGCCTGCTGCTGGACGACGAGGCGGGCGGCCTGAGCCTGGCCGGATTTGGGGCCTTTGTGGCGGGCGCGGTGGACCTGTGCCCGCACGGCACGCGGCAGGCCGAACTGTTGGAGGTGGCGGCCCAGCGCGTGCTGGCCTACAGCAGCGAGAGTGCGGCGACGGTACGGGCAGAACGCCTCAGCCCACGCAATCCGCACACCGGTCGGCTGGAATACACGCCGCACGTCTTCAGTGGCAGCGGGTTGGAAGGCGCGAAGAGCAAGGTGCAGCGCCTGATGCTGGACGCGGAGGCCGAACTCAGCCACCGGCTGGCCTCGGCCCTGCCGCTGGACGATTCAGACCCCAATGCCCTGCCCGACACGCTGGTCCTGCAGGACGGCCCGGTGCGCATCGGCGGCGCGGGGCGCGCGGTGCTGGGCTACGTCAAGACCCTGCACACCGACTACCTGGGCGCAGACCGGATTGGTCTGCTGGGCACCCTGAAGCCCGGCGAACGCACCCCGGTGCTGCGCTTCCGGGTCGGCGATCAGGGAGGTGAACAGGGCAGTGAGGGCCGTGAGCAGCGCTTTACGTGGTACGTGCGCCTGTGCGATCCGCCGTTCTACCAGCACCCGCTGGCTGGGGTGATGCGGCTGGAAATGCACGCCCCCGAGGACAGCGACTTCGTGCCGCGCGGTGTGCTGGACATTGCCAACCTGTCGGGCCGGCTGCTGTGTAAGTTGGCAAGCCAGCCCCATAAGGATGCCCGCGCGCCGCAGAACCTGATTCCCACCGCCGCGCTGGAGCAGGCGATGGGCCGCGCGATGGGCAGTGCCGAGCTGGTCACGCGCCGGATCCGCTCGCATCTGGCGCGCGAACTGGGCCACGTGGCCCTTGAGGGGGCGGTGGCATGA